In a single window of the Lodderomyces elongisporus chromosome 4, complete sequence genome:
- the KRE9 gene encoding Cell wall synthesis protein kre9 precursor, translating to MIIVKQSKSLLNKVTPDILTGQRSPSPSPSSLEPPSPKSNNVSRRSTVSHHNHHTGSVNGAHSPPNSPSTHKGINYAGGGSGGTYFADHDISPVSSLDPDADLENTDNVKHLKDTLRRGRSSKHHGHNNGHSHAHGHNRQHRGNHKEDRDDAQREEKEAGATSSTTTTTGAVSREKRTGSNTLYEIKKGKADVEITSPESGDSFAASGGTAAVKLEWKDSDDSDSDLSLDNVKTYTISLCTGSNSAIQCLDPSIDQEKLSSKSQTINIDSTDVPNGYYYFQIYTVFTNGADTIHYSPRFKLTGMSGATGTFTVTATGDPPAGATENYDVATNTDFSKSFTVPYTLQTGKTRFAPMQMQPGSTVTATTWTRRFPTSAVTYYTTKSKSPVVMSTITPGWSYTMSSDVNWASVAPYPTYWYPASQRVSTASITATKKKRRWLD from the exons atgattatAGTGAAGCAATCAAAATCTTTATTGAACAAGGTGACCCCCGATATCCTCACGGGCCAAAGATCACCTTCGCCATCTCCATCTTCACTTGAGCCGCCTTctccaaaatcaaataatgTTTCAAGGAGATCTACAGTGTCTCACCATAATCACCACACGGGAAGTGTAAATGGTGCCCACTCGCCACCAAATAGTCCCAGCACACACAAGGGCATTAACTatgctggtggtggtagtggtggtaccTATTTTGCTGATCACGATATAAGTCCTGTAAGCTCACTTGATCCCGATGCAGATCTAGAAAATACCGATAATGTAAAGCATTTGAAAGATACATTGAGGCGCGGGAGGTCTAGCAAACACCACGGACATAATAACGGGCATTCTCATGCCCATGGTCATAATCGACAGCACCGAGGAAATCACAAGGAAGACAGGGACGACGCACAACgggaagagaaagaggcTGGTGctacatcatcaacaacaacaacaacgggTGCAGTATCTCGTGAAAAGAGGACTGGTTCCAATACACTATATGAAATCA agaaaggaaaag CAGACGTTGAGATCACCTCACCAGAGTCTGGCGATTCATTTGCTGCTTCGGGAGGCACTGCTGCTGTCAAGCTTGAATGGAAAGACTCTGACGACTCAGACTCTGATTTATCCTTGGACAATGTCAAGACATATACCATCTCACTTTGTACAGGCTCAAACTCAGCCATTCAATGTCTCGATCCATCTATTGACCAAGAGAAGTTGAGTTCTAAATCACAAACTATCAATATTGATTCGACAGATGTGCCTAACGGGTACTATTACTTTCAAATCTATACTGTGTTCACCAATGGTGCAGACACAATCCATTACTCCCCCAGATTCAAGTTGACTGGTATGAGTGGTGCCACTGGTACTTTCACCGTCACAGCAACCGGTGATCCACCAGCAGGCGCAACTGAAAACTATGATGTTGCAACAAACACAGACTTTAGCAAGAGTTTCACTGTGCCATACACTTTGCAAACTGGTAAAACTAGATTTGCAccaatgcaaatgcaaccTGGCTCTACAGTAACCGCAACAACATGGACAAGAAGATTTCCAACAAGTGCAGTGACTTACTACACTACAAAGTCCAAGAGCCCCGTCGTGATGTCTACAATCACACCAGGCTGGAGTTATACAATGAGTTCAGATGTCAATTGGGCAAGTGTGGCCCCCTACCCTACTTACTGGTACCCAGCTAGTCAGAGAGTAAGTACCGCTAGTATCACAGCAactaagaagaagagaagatgGTTAGATTAA
- the KRE6_1 gene encoding beta-glucan synthesis-associated protein (CAZy:GH16) — protein sequence MSSNRPRHLTNDNSFNGHAGSTQSLSTDGQNAGTIQLKNPFETSSSSEEEIRTKENLPPRGVKEASNSSIELLSKSTSSSGYQQSKQQQQQQQHHHHHHPYIGSSRNYGNQPYSADGSYIDESEANLLNNPSTASDYSSSSLTSSSTPGIQFIPPNTQPYPSASGTTTPTNLHQKYTQNPVRGEQLSIKRPPSYDRYPLINEKKASSNFASDFEGSSLQSQSQSQSQSQSQFQNQQYPPHPDSPFATPINYNSKHGQEYYKKIGQGQQDQQQQQQQQQLSSSSSMQMMRTTDPQYYGERKNFNSNSQINSQTNSLYKYTDYSPFGGYPASSFPLDINDKEADDHLHNPDPIQDAKYEKNRFWYDLKNGDSRSRLGIAGFVFLLAAAIAVFVVLPSLTYTGVTDHKAVPLTYSILTQYKYPTLSAIRQSLIDPDTPSDARTIEARDGSDWSLVFSDEFNVVGRTFYEGDDQFFTAPDLHYDATKDLEWYDPDAVTTANGTLTLQMDAFKNHNLFYRSGMLQSWNKMCFTQGRIEISARLPNYGTVSGLWPGLWTMGNLGRPGYLATTEGVWPYSYDSCDSGITPNQSSPDGISYLPGQRLNKCTCPGESHPNPGVGRGAPEIDLIEAEVMTDATGKKENNGVASQSLQIAPMDIWYMPDYNFIAVHNDSVTTMNTYAGGPFQQAISGITTLNITWYERSEKPGQPHLFQSYGYEYLNDNDNGYLRWFVGKTPTLTLQSTALHPNGNIGWRRISKEPMSIIMNLGVSNNWAYIDWASLVFPAMMRVDYVRVYQPSNAINVGCDPDEYPTYDYIQDHLNIYENVNLTNFEDAGYTFPKNSLLGC from the coding sequence atgTCTTCCAATAGACCTCGTCATTTGACTAACGACAATAGTTTCAATGGCCATGCTGGTAGCACCCAATCCTTGTCTACAGATGGACAAAATGCAGGAACCATACAACTCAAGAACCCATTCGAaacatcatcttcatcagaagaagaaatacgCACTAAAGAAAATTTACCACCCAGAGGAGTCAAGGAAGCAAGCAACTCTAGTATTGAGTTACTTAGTAAATCAACGTCATCATCAGGGTATCAACAACtgaagcaacaacaacaacaacaacaacaccaccaccaccaccaccctTATATTGGACTGTCTAGAAACTATGGTAATCAGCCCTACAGTGCTGATGGAAGCTACATTGATGAAAGTGAAGCTAACTTGTTGAACAATCCTTCAACGGCATCCGACtactcctcttcttctttaacaTCATCTTCCACTCCTGGTATCCAATTCATACCACCAAATACGCAACCTTACCCTTCAGCATCGGGTActacaacaccaacaaattTACATCAAAAATATACACAAAACCCAGTGAGGGGCGAACAACTAAGCATCAAAAGACCACCTTCGTATGATCGGTACCCTCtaataaatgaaaagaaagcaagTTCAAACTTTGCTAGTGATTTCGAAGGATCACTGTTGCAGTCTCAGTCTCAGTCTCAGTCTCAGTCTCAGTCGcaatttcaaaaccaaCAGTATCCGCCACACCCGGACTCGCCATTTGCAACTCCAATAAACTATAATAGTAAACATGGTCAAGAATATTATAAGAAAATAGGACAAGGGCAGCAAgatcagcaacaacaacaacaacaacaacaacttctgctgctgctgctgatgcAGATGATGCGAACTACAGACCCACAATACTATGGCGAGCGAAAAAACTTTAATTCAAACTCCCAGATAAACTCTCAAACCAACTCattatacaaatatacagaCTATAGTCCTTTTGGTGGGTACCCCGCCTCTTCATTTCCTTTGGATATCAACGACAAAGAAGCAGACGACCATTTGCATAATCCAGATCCGATACAGGATGCCAAAtatgaaaagaatagattTTGGTACGATTTGAAAAACGGAGACAGTAGATCCCGATTGGGAATTGCCggatttgtttttctcttgGCAGCAGCAATTGCCGTATTTGTTGTATTGCCAAGCCTTACATACACTGGTGTCACCGACCACAAGGCGGTTCCACTAACATACCTGATTTTAACCCAGTACAAGTACCCCACTCTCAGCGCGATACGACAATCTTTGATAGACCCTGATACACCACTGGATGCAAGAACTATTGAGGCTCGGGATGGTAGTGATTGGTCATTAGTGTTTAGTGACGAGTTTAATGTTGTGGGCAGAACATTTTACGAAGGCGACGACCAGTTCTTCACTGCACCAGATTTGCATTATGATGCAACTAAGGATTTGGAATGGTACGATCCCGATGCCGTAACTACTGCTAATGGCACATTAACATTACAAATGGATGCATTCAAAAACcataatttgttttataGATCAGGCATGCTTCAATCATGGAACAAAATGTGTTTTACACAAGGGAGAATCGAAATTTCAGCTAGATTACCAAATTATGGAACTGTTTCTGGTCTCTGGCCAGGATTGTGGACTATGGGTAATTTAGGTAGACCAGGATACTTGGCCACAACTGAAGGTGTATGGCCTTACTCGTATGACTCGTGTGACTCTGGCATCACGCCAAACCAATCATCCCCAGATGGGATCTCATACTTGCCCGGACAAAGACTTAACAAATGTACTTGCCCAGGAGAGTCGCATCCCAACCCCGGTGTTGGTCGCGGTGCCCCCGAGATTGATTTAATTGAAGCTGAGGTTATGACTGATGCCACTGGTAAAAAGGAGAATAATGGTGTTGCATCACAATCATTGCAAATTGCACCAATGGATATTTGGTACATGCCAGATTATAACTTTATCGCTGTGCACAATGACTCTGTCACAACAATGAATACATATGCTGGTGGGCCATTCCAACAAGCAATTAGTGGTATAACCACATTGAACATAACGTGGTATGAACGCAGTGAAAAACCTGGTCAGCCACACCTTTTCCAAAGTTATGGCTATGAGTACCTCAATGATAACGATAATGGCTACTTGCGTTGGTTTGTGGGTAAAACGCCTACACTCACGTTGCAATCTACAGCGTTGCATCCAAATGGTAATATTGGATGGAGGAGAATCTCAAAGGAGCCAATGTCCATTATTATGAACTTGGGTGTATCGAATAACTGGGCATACATTGATTGGGCTTCCCTAGTGTTTCCCGCGATGATGAGAGTTGATTATGTTAGAGTCTACCAGCCATCAAATGCTATAAATGTTGGCTGTGACCCTGACGAATACCCAACATACGATTACATTCAGGACCATTTAAACATTTACGAGAATGTGAATTTAACAAATTTTGAAGATGCTGGTTATACATTTCCAAAAAACTCACTCTTGGGATGTTGA